From Trichoderma atroviride chromosome 1, complete sequence, one genomic window encodes:
- a CDS encoding uncharacterized protein (TransMembrane:2 (i21-37o53-77i)) — protein MSFALEAMDFLRATFEYLRQLYTQILRFLVFLIHIQFEGFRVETLMSSRLPELYLIMFGCLAICRIYFTFRLGCVFADTVKKFILLLITESFGSETGVMRNGTNATLPTR, from the exons ATGTCTTTCGCACTTGAAGCCATGGATTTCCTCCGCGCTACTTTTGAATATCTTCGTCAACTGTATACCCAAATTCTTCGATTCCTGGTCTTTCTCATTCACATCCAATTCGAAGGGTTTCGAGTCGAGACATTAATGTCATCTCGACTTCCCGAACTCTACCTGATCATGTTTGGCTGCCTGGCGATTTGTCgaatatattttacttttaggCTTGGCTGTGTCTTTGCTGATACAGTCAAGAAATTCATCCTTCTTCTAATTACGG AATCATTTGGGTCAGAGACAGGCGTGATGAGGAACGGAACCAATGCTACGTTACCGACAAGATAG
- a CDS encoding uncharacterized protein (EggNog:ENOG41), with protein MPAYAFDKLKWCVVIVQMLALSYQLLFALSGMVGGAHTLPSEAETDTCKAYPGTASWLSASTWAVLNQTLDGRLLQPSPPGAVCHPDQPTYDASLCAVVAEEWKTYEFHTENPVSVIWDQYDNYTCLPEMNTTCSSAGYPAYVVNASSAEYVKTGIDFARKYNVRLNVKNTGHDYMGRSNSPGSLSLWTHHLNHITYNQGQFKLSGSGRIISGDSYTVGGGAQMYNVYSAADKQNQTIVGGGSKSVGIGGYITGGGHSILAPRYGLAADNVWEMEIVTPGGDILTANEDQNPDLFWAMRGGGGSTFGIITSATLKAYPSPKVTDVILAIVTDPKESFVPDLLTYIVSQMPSLMGQGISGYNIITTDMANPIQEPGLPDRIAGLVGKCILQDIESNDVITKAFNPINETIQQRWPNKVQFYTILEQFDSFLGWFDKNYDMNPAGGSTYLVSRLLDGKALTGDSETLKNALQEVLSSGSTSSMAAYMVAGKGVQEATPRGGSNAVNSAWRTAYVHALNGESFAPFNSTDEERAKGLLEKNFQPLRDLTPGGGAYINEAFPFEKDYQQTFWGSNYARLLQIKREVDPTDVFWCSPCVGNERWEVRQDGQLCQK; from the exons ATGCCAGCATATGCTTTCGACAAGCTCAAGTGGTGTGTAGTCATCGTTCAAATGCTGGCCCTCAGTTATCAACTGCTGTTTGCTCTGTCTGGCATGGTCGGCGGAGCTCACACTCTTCCTTCTGAAGCCGAAACCGACACCTGCAAGGCGTATCCAGGCACAGCTTCTTGGCTCTCTGCCAGCACTTGGGCAGTTCTCAATCAGACACTCGATGGGCGACTCCTCCAGCCTTCTCCTCCCGGGGCTGTCTGCCACCCAGACCAGCCTACTTACGATGCGAGCCTTTGTGCAGTCGTCGCTGAAGAATGGAAGACGTACGAGTTTCACACCGAGAATCCAGTTTCTGTCATATGGGATCAATACGACAACTATACCTGCTTGCCGGAGATGAACACAACGTGTTCCTCTGCCGGATATCCCGCCTACGTGGTGAATGCATCATCTGCTGAATACGTCAAGACTGGCATTGATTTTG CCCGCAAGTACAACGTCCGCCTCAACGTCAAGAATACCGGTCACGACTACATGGGCCGCTCCAACTCGCCCGGATCGCTCTCTCTATGGACCCACCATCTCAACCATATCACCTACAACCAGGGCCAGTTCAAGCTCAGCGGCTCTGGAAGAATTATCTCTGGCGACTCCTATACTGTTGGCGGAGGTGCACAAATGTACAACGTCTACTCCGCCGCAGATAAGCAGAACCAGACCATTGTCGGTGGAGGCTCCAAGAGCGTGGGCATTGGAGGCTACATTACAGGCGGTGGGCATTCGATCCTTGCACCGAGATATGGCCTGGCTGCAGATAATGTATGGGAGATGGAGATAGTCACGCCTGGTGGAGACATCTTGACGGCCAACGAGGACCAGAACCCAGACTTGTTTTGGGCCATGCGAGGC GGAGGCGGCTCAACGTTTGGCATCATAACATCTGCCACGCTCAAGGCATATCCCAGTCCAAAGGTCACGGATGTGATTCTCGCAATCGTTACAGATCCCAAAGAGTCCTTTGTTCCCGACCTCCTCACCTACATCGTTTCCCAAATGCCAAGCCTGATGGGCCAAGGTATCTCTGGTTACAACATCATTACCACGGACATGGCAAACCCCATTCAGGAGCCGGGTCTCCCAGACCGCATTGCTGGGCTTGTGGGAAAGTGCATTTTACAGGATATTGAGAGCAACGACGTCATCACCAAGGCCTTCAATCCAATCAACGAGACTATTCAACAGCGTTGGCCCAACAAAGTCCAATTCTACACCATCCTTGAGCAATTCGATTCGTTTCTGGGTTGGTTTGACAAGAATTACGACATGAACCCGGCAGGAGGAAGCACATACCTTGTTTCTCGACTTCTGGATGGAAAGGCGTTAACGGGTGATTCGGAAACGCTCAAAAATGCGCTCCAGGAAGTACTGTCCTCTGGAAGCACAAGCTCAATGGCCGCTTACATGGTAGCTGGCAAAGGTGTTCAGGAGGCAACACCGAGAGGAGGCAGCAATGCTGTCAATTCTGCCTGGAGAACCGCCTATGTTCACGCCT TGAATGGCGAGTCCTTTGCACCATTCAACAGCACCGACGAGGAGAGAGCAAAAGGACTTTTGGAGAAGAACTTTCAGCCTCTGCGCGATCTGACGCCCGGAGGCGGTGCATACATAAACGAG GCTTTTCCGTTTGAAAAGGATTATCAACAGACCTTTTGGGGCAGCAACTACGCAAGATTGCTGCAAATCAAGCGCGAGGTCGACCCAACGGATGTGTTTTGGTGCTCGCCGTGCGTGGGCAACGAGAGATGGGAAGTCCGTCAAGATGGACAACTTTGTCAGAAATGA
- a CDS encoding uncharacterized protein (SECRETED:SignalP(1-19)) has protein sequence MYASKVVASLGLFLGLATAAINLGKDSAGDTAPRPVLSTPATPEEIAQITQWSKEDNKAMVMIMSAVHTDIVMLVTTAASAYQAWKTFTLNKGFTYYLAGCGGGGLSLFNNDNSFNSNCQFQPQSLQCGVKEQWSCF, from the exons ATGTATGCCTCCAAGGTTGTCGCTTCCCTTGGTCTTTTCCTCGGCTTAgccactgctgctattaACCTTGGCAAAGACTCTGCTGGCGACACTG CTCCACGACCAGTCCTCTCGACACCGGCGACACCAGAGGAGATCGCTCAAATCACTCAATGGTCCAAAGAGGACAACAAGGCTATGGTGATGATCATGTCCGCAGTCCACACTGACATTGTTATGTTGGTGACAACCGCAGCATCCGCATACCAAGCGTGGAAGACCTTCACACTCAACAAGGGCTTCACTTACTACCTCGCAGGCTGTGGCGGTGGCGGATTGAGCCTGTTCAACAATGACAACTCTTTCAACAGTAACTGCCAGTTCCAGCCGCAAAGCCTTCAGTGCGGCGTGAAAGAGCAGTGGTCCTGCTTCTAA
- a CDS encoding uncharacterized protein (SECRETED:SignalP(1-17)~MEROPS:MER0000940) → MLFSSLAVVAAATAALASPVKPSGKAKTVTLPVKRVSNVKSAKSLVQKGHARLAKVNGVKAVGNEDVSSGSITNEDVSYVAQVTIGDGSYSLIVDTGSSNLWCGAQSQCEPSSTGQSTGASVQVGYGSGSFSGTEYTDNVSFGGLTVQGQSVGAADQASGFNGVDGIIGFGPVDLTANTVDGADQVPTFMDNLYSQGSISSEVLGVSFRPESGSDSDDANGELTLGGTDSSKYSGSITYFDTLQSGQAASYWGISIASFTYGSTTLASSATGIVDTGTTLIYIPTKAYNKLLSAAGGSADQSGLTAFSSKPTSNFNIKFGSSTFSLTPAQYLVPTSQYDEFGLSQGQYYAFFADGGSSGVDTIIGQKFLENYYSVFDTTNSRIGFATAV, encoded by the exons atgctcttctcttccctcgcCGTTGTTGCGGCCGCAACTGCCGCCCTGGCATCTCCCGTCAAGCCCAgcggcaaggccaagaccgTCACTCTGCCCGTCAAGCGCGTCTCCAACGTCAAGTCGGCCAAGAGCCTCGTGCAAAAGGGCCACGCCCGTCTGGCCAAGGTCAACGGCGTCAAGGCCGTCGGCAACGAGGACGTCAGCTCGGGCTCCATCACCAACGAGGACGTCAGCTACGTTGCCCAGGTCACCATTGGCGATGGAAGCTACAGCCTCATTGTCGACACTGGAT CCTCCAACCTCTGGTGCGGTGCCCAGAGCCAGTGCGAGCCCTCGTCCACCGGCCAGTCCACCGGCGCCTCCGTCCAGGTCGGCTACGGCTCCGGCTCCTTCTCCGGCACCGAGTACACGGACAATGTCAGCTTCGGCGGCCTGACGGTCCAGGGCCAGTCCGTGGGCGCTGCCGACCAGGCCTCGGGCTTCAAcggcgtcgacggcatcatcGGCTTCGGCCCCGTGGATCTGACGGCAAACACCGTCGACGGCGCCGACCAGGTGCCCACCTTCATGGACAACCTCTACAGCCAgggctccatctccagcgagGTGCTGGGCGTCTCCTTCAGGCCCGAGTCCGGCAGCGACTCGGACGACGCCAACGGCGAGCTGACGCTGGGCGGCACCGACAGCTCCAAGTACTCGGGCTCCATCACCTACTTCGACACGCTGCAGAGCGGCCAGGCGGCCAGCTACTGgggcatctccatcgccagcttcaCCTACGGCTCGACCACGCTGGCCTCGTCCGCCACCGGCATCGTCGACACCGGCACCACGCTCATCTACATCCCCACAAAGGCCTACAACAAGCTGCTGTCTGCCGCCGGCGGCTCGGCCGACCAGTCCGGCCTCActgccttttcctccaaGCCCACGTccaacttcaacatcaaGTTTGGCTCGTCCACCTTCTCCCTCACCCCGGCCCAGTACCTGGTCCCAACCTCGCAGTACGACGAGTTTGGCCTCAGCCAGGGCCAGTACtacgccttcttcgccgaCGGTGGCAGCTCCGGCGTCGACACCATCATTGGCCAGAAGTTTTTGGAAAACTACTACTCCGTCTTTGACACCACAAACTCTCGCATCGGCTTTGCTACCGCCGTATAA
- a CDS encoding uncharacterized protein (EggNog:ENOG41): MASINATSDPYDKVKGNQEHILPLPGDRQLAYAHNGPPQSRTVILFFTGIMSVGTAANVPESCSEIHARWISPTLPGMGNSSTRDVSVPYHVSLSKDVTALLTHLYPTADFDTPYLAGGSYGTVQAQMLYGAPYNLFPLGRKIAGCLLLSGFSPLKHHAGYAKKVNWHNWFSIGPPTRVIPFHLLQRLFKTAIGSKLQSLDGARAFLKQTIFNTMDLEEKQVFYEWAAKNDLTESEFIDRMARGTIECCKNWDGFMEVSDIIHSDWGFDPRTLDAEHASKAMLVVGSQSDYIGGGTNDWLVASYKSATLRLVPGSHISSLFYMDELWKELFAMASSN; encoded by the coding sequence ATGGCTTCCATCAACGCAACCAGCGATCCATACGACAAAGTCAAAGGAAACCAAGAGCATATCCTGCCCCTGCCAGGAGACAGACAGCTCGCCTATGCCCACAACGGCCCTCCACAATCACGAAccgtcatcctcttctttaCGGGCATCATGAGCGTAggcaccgccgccaacgTCCCCGAGTCCTGCAGCGAGATTCACGCCCGCTGGATCTCGCCAACGCTGCCGGGCATGGGCAATTCAAGCACTCGTGACGTCTCTGTGCCTTATCACGTCTCTCTGTCCAAAGACGTGACTGCTTTGCTCACCCATCTCTATCCCACGGCTGACTTCGACACTCCTTACCTTGCGGGAGGGTCATACGGCACTGTGCAGGCGCAGATGCTGTATGGCGCTCCATACAATCTCTTTCCCCTCGGCCGCAAAATCGCTGGATGCCTGCTCCTCAGCGGCTTTTCCCCCCTGAAGCATCACGCTGGATACGCAAAAAAGGTCAACTGGCATAATTGGTTTTCCATTGGGCCGCCTACAAGAGTCATTCCGTTCCATTTACTGCAGCGTCTTTTCAAAACTGCCATTGGATCCAAATTGCAATCTCTTGATGGCGCAAGAGCATTCCTCAAACAGACAATCTTCAACACCATGGATctcgaggagaagcaggtATTCTACGAATGGGCCGCAAAAAATGACCTGACAGAGTCAGAGTTTATCGACCGAATGGCACGCGGTACCATAGAGTGCTGCAAAAACTGGGACGGCTTCATGGAGGTTTCTGACATTATCCACTCCGACTGGGGCTTCGATCCGCGTACTCTGGACGCTGAGCATGCGTCAAAGGCCATGCTGGTGGTTGGGTCCCAGAGTGACTATATTGGAGGGGGCACCAACGATTGGCTTGTGGCCAGCTATAAATCTGCAACACTCAGATTGGTCCCTGGAAGCCATATATCGTCGCTCTTCTACATGGATGAGTTGTGGAAAGAGTTGTTTGCAATGGCTAGTAGTAATTGA
- a CDS encoding uncharacterized protein (EggNog:ENOG41) → MIGYSKIKRLKQVLQGWKDGLPFALQSQEGIHPVSNTWERMSQLFRLAHAHVRWMLYRPLLQFVSQGFRAEGLYKRLYMCAEACIGASRNIIDIIRDIQANRLLSGAHWFPIHATYVATLALIYPIFEQNQVPTLNMDAIEGSFEGMNVLKALAKNGLAMEMSSSSARVRSQTYSTSTSPQYATPQTPTHSTEFNIQRDVAPSQQPGANQHDSDMMRMLLQPEMVVAQADNSDDVFTHFGMDMFYANHHC, encoded by the exons ATGATTGGCTATTCAAAGATTAAGAGATTGAAACAAGTCTTGCAAGGATGGAAAGATGGCCTGCCCTTTGCGTTACAGTCACAAGAAGGAATTCATCCAGTTTCAAACACTTGGGAACG GATGAGCCAACTGTTCCGGCTAGCTCACGCCCATGTCCGATGGATGCTCTACCGACCGTTGCTCCAATTCGTCTCTCAAGGGTTTCGAGCCGAAGGACTCTACAAACGGCTCTACATGTGCGCCGAGGCTTGCATTGGTGCCTCGAGAAATATCATCGACATTATCAGAGATATACAGGCCAACAGGCTGCTGAGTGGCGCCCACTGGTTTCCCATACATGCGACCTATGTTGCCACTTTGGCGTTGATTTATCCAATATTTGAACAAAACCAAGTTCCGACGCTCAATATGGATGCTATTGAAGGTTCGTTTGAGGGCATGAACGTCCTCAAGGCTTTGGCTAAGAACGGTTTAGCCATGGAGATGTCCTCGTCTTCCG CACGAGTGCGGTCCCAAACATACTCTACCAGCACAAGTCCCCAATATGCCACACCACAGACCCCAACGCATTCGACCGAGTTCAACATACAACGAGATGTGGCTCCGTCACAACAGCCGGGCGCCAACCAACACGATTCGGATATGATGCGCATGTTGCTTCAGCCTGAAATGGTGGTTGCGCAGGCGGATAATTCTGATGACGTGTTTACACATTTTGGGATGGATATGTTTTATGCAAACCATCATTGCTAG